In Cicer arietinum cultivar CDC Frontier isolate Library 1 chromosome 7, Cicar.CDCFrontier_v2.0, whole genome shotgun sequence, the genomic window cTTAGTActtaaaatactttaaaaatattaatttaaaatttatcaatttaatatactttttattatttatttattttgtttattttaagttaaaataaataaataatttatttattttaaaaaataattattttaaaattatataaattatttgaacacataaattatttttaaaataatttgtcttAAATCAAAGTaactaaattataaaagataaaaaatatttaatatatatatatatatatatatatataaattataaattataaattgtaaactacttgaatttatttttcaaaaaagcaaCCAGTTGAAGCTATTGAATGAGAAACAGTTTAATTGAGCATATAAAAGATCAACAAACAACAGCTACAAAACGGAGCGAGTGTGGAGTAACAAAACTCACCATCGTCGAGATTGAGTTCCGGTAGGTGGAAGCACCGATTTATTTATACGCCAATCAGAATGGAAGAAGCCCTAGCGCAATTGGAACAAGTCCAAACCCAGCTCCTTCAACGCATTTCATACCTAGAACAACACTCTCATCTTCAAACTAATTCCCCTGTAATCAACAACCCTCACACTCACATTGACTCCGACACAGTGTCTCGCCTCTCTTCAATTTTTCTTCCGATTACTACGATTGCCCTCTTGAATCCCGTCGCGATGCTCTTCACGCTGCTTCCATTAACCATCTCTGCAAAAGCATTGTTTTGGTTAACACACAAGCCCCCTCCACCGTTGTTGATTGTTCTGATCGCAATAATTCAAAGTACTACGTTGTCGTTGTTCAGGTCCCCataattttggttttattttcctttttaatcTGTTGTTTTGTTAATTCTTTCGTGGCTTAATTTGGCTTACAGTGCTGCTTGTTTTTGTTTGCAGTATACTGCTCGGTTCAATGCTGAGGCTGTGAAAAACTTTCTTTACTCGCTCAACAATGGAACTATAGCCAAAAAGAAATTCAACTGTATgtatgttattttgttttaggcGAATTCAAAGGTTGACCCGTCCACCGTCAACCAATACTTAAAAGTGTATGGAAATGCTAACGACAATCGACAATACTCTTTAGAAATATAAGTTAATGATTTTCCAGGACTTTACATTTGAGACTCTGACTTATTGTTGTCGGTTTGACTAACTGAGTTGTGAGAGACgtatttgttttttcttatttttccaCATTTTTACATTGATAGAATTACTGTCTCTAATCCATAAAATAGGAGAGGACTGTTCCAAGTAGTGTCATcgatttttgtttgagtttcgGATAACTTTTAAACACTAGTCCACGGTGGATCACCTTTGTTTTATAATACACAACACAAATAAATCATAGTTGCACATGTTTTTTCCGTTTGGCCATTTATCGATGTGTAGTGAAACTGTGCACTCTTTTAGAATAGGGTAATTGTGTTGAATGAAATCCTGTTGAACATTGTGGTATTGTGTTGCAGTGTTCTATATACTGCAACCAATAATAGTAGCATATGTCATTTAGTTTATGTTGAATTGATTATGCTTCTTATAAGATGTCTCTTACTAGTTTTTGTCAATTGGGTCAGTAGATTTGGCTCTCTGCCAATGATGTTAGAATAGCTATTATGATGATATATTGAATTGTGAGGAGACCCTTCTCACTATCAAACACTATCCAGTTGGTATATTGCAGAAACTAGCCTGTTTCTGTGTGCCTTAGTTGTTGTAATTGACAATTTTAGTGAAGGAGAGTTTGAGTAGAGTTGGTCAAGGAGGTTTCCCTGCTAAATACGAGCATTC contains:
- the LOC101494787 gene encoding LOW QUALITY PROTEIN: uncharacterized protein (The sequence of the model RefSeq protein was modified relative to this genomic sequence to represent the inferred CDS: inserted 1 base in 1 codon), with the translated sequence MEEALAQLEQVQTQLLQRISYLEQHSHLQTNSPVINNPHTHIDSDTVSRLSSIXSSDYYDCPLESRRDALHAASINHLCKSIVLVNTQAPSTVVDCSDRNNSKYYVVVVQYTARFNAEAVKNFLYSLNNGTIAKKKFNLRLAPEEISAELTGYGHNAVTCIGMKTDIPVILDEAIVKLTPDFFWLGGGEVDLKLGIRTSELIKFINPFIVSCSSS